AAAATTAACCCTTTAATTCTTCCTTGAGAATTGACCCAAAGAACTGAATCAGGATGATCTATATCTCCGCTTTTATTAGATGAGAATGCCATAATTCCGAAAAGTCTTGCAAGTTCGAAGGCCCTACCCCTTGTCTCCAATCGGATAAATTTAGTTTCTGATTTTAGATCTGAAAAATATTTTCTGAAACGTTCTTCTGTATCGTTTTCTGGATCTAAACTTACAAAGATGAGTCTTAGATCTTTTCGTTCAGAAATTAGATTTTTCAATTTTCGCAAACTGCCATGACATACTGTCTTACAGTTCAGATATCCGAAATAGACCAAATTTTCTTGTCCGATCAGAGTTTCGCGTATATCTATTGTTTTGCCATTTTCTTCACTTATCTGAAATTCAGGTAAATTTCTATCTGCTTCCATCATTCCGGAAGAAGAACTTGGTAAAAAATAAAATAACGGAAATATTACCGTTAATCCACCGATCGCAAGTTTCCAAATATCCGTCTGCATTCTACTAAAGAGGTACTTAAAAACCCTCTAATATTACCAAAGACGAATAACTTTCTTTTTATTCAAAAAATTTCCTAAAAGAAGACCCAACGAATTAAAGGAAATTTATTTATGAATATGTTAAGTTTAAGTTATTTCTTGGGAAAAAATTATTTAGACCTAGGACTGTTTTTTA
The sequence above is drawn from the Leptospira saintgironsiae genome and encodes:
- a CDS encoding SCO family protein — its product is MQTDIWKLAIGGLTVIFPLFYFLPSSSSGMMEADRNLPEFQISEENGKTIDIRETLIGQENLVYFGYLNCKTVCHGSLRKLKNLISERKDLRLIFVSLDPENDTEERFRKYFSDLKSETKFIRLETRGRAFELARLFGIMAFSSNKSGDIDHPDSVLWVNSQGRIKGLIFEFDKHWDENPSKLLKFISDKK